The sequence CCAGCGGGATCCAGCCCTGGAGATGGGGCAGCTTTTCGCCGCAGCCGAGCAAGGGGGAAGAGCGGGGTCTGGGGCAGGCGGCCAGGCAGCGGCCGCTGCTCTCGCTTCCCCGGGGAGGAGCGGGTATTTATAGGCACTGATGGAGAGGACCTTGGAGGGGCTGAGGCCTCCTGGAGAGCAAgtgcttggagaagaggaacCGAAATAGCTGCAGCACAGGGGTGGAGGAAGGGGCAAGCGCGGGGTCAGGGCGCGCCGCCGGCAGCAGCCCCTTCTGCCCTTTCCCTCGCCAGCCTCGCCGGCATCTCCCGCAGTACCACCGTGGTGGTCGCCTACGTCATGGCCGTGACGGAGCTGAGCAgccaggaggtgctggaggcCGTCCGCACCGTCCGGCCCGTCGCCAACCCCAACCCCGGCTtcaggcagcagctggctgaGTTCGGCGGCGGCGCAGCCCGCAAGGTGGGAGCAGCCTCCGCTCGGCAGCTGAGCCTGCCCCGGGGCTCAGAGCAAGGACGGGTCCCCGGGGGGCTTCCCCACTCCCCTTGCTTGGGCCTGCCCTTGGAAACAGGCACCTTAGTTTGCTCCTTCCACAGCTCCGCAGGCACCTGAAGCAGAGGTACGGGCCGTCCCCGTTCAACGACGAGGAAGAAATCAAGGCCTTGCTGCCagcggggagaggaggagcaCCCAGGGCAGAGGGAGCTCTGCCAGGACTGGTGCCAAGAGCCAGAGACATCAGGAGCACGACGTCCTTCCTGCTGCGAGTGAAGAGGACGTTCTCCTGCATCCCAGCTTGCCTGAAGTGACCCCAGAGAGCAGCGAGCATCACCCCGCAGCCGGGGAGAGACAAAGGAGCCACAGCACGGCGGGCAGGGGGAGCACGGTGTGGGGCAGCAGTGCCAAGCCAGGctccttcttctcttctggGGTGTGAGCGTGCCACCCTCTGTCCTGGCTCTCAGCGGCTGGGACACTGGGTGGGCTCAGCCTCTGCGCATCTGCGTGCTGGGGACAAGCAGGTCTCTGCCCCGAGGCCACCGCGGGCTCCTGCCCGGGGCAGCGCAGCACAGGGGGTCCCTCCTGCTGCGGGGCCAGCACCCAGGTGGTGCCGGCAGCAGCTTTAGCGCTGGGGTACCTGCTGCACAGCCCTCGGGGTGCGCAGGAGGGCCGGCGCTCCCCTCTCAGCAgttttcccagcagcagcacaagctcCCAGAGCCGAGGCGGCTGCGGAGCCGGGACCCGCGAGTGATGCCACCGCAGCAGTGCCCGGGCGAGGGTCTGGCTCCAGCCTGGCCAAGCACAAGCCCCAAGCGAGCGCTGCAGCTTTAGGGGCCTGCTGCACCCCAGTCCCACCCAGCCCAGAGCTCGGTCTGTAAAATATGGGAACTAAGCCTTTAACCCGGCCAGGCCTCACTAAAGCGGAGCCTTAAGCCCTTTTGCTTAAAGGCTTTCTGTGCCCCCCCCCAGTAATAAACACCTACTCTCCACGGTGTGCCTGGGGCACAGTCTGACCCCCCACGATGGCCAGAGCGGACAGGGGATGCCCAGGAGGAAGGTCCCAGCATGGGGCAGGtctggaggctgctgctggctgctctgcagccccggGAAGAGCAGGCTGGGGACACCAGCATGTGTAGGCAGGGGACACCCTGCTGCCTTGCAGGAAGGTCACAAGAGAGGCCAGAAACCCGGGTGCCATGGCAGGGCTCTCCGTGGGGACAGGCAGGCACTTACCTGGAGCCTCTttctctgcagcctctctgcTCACCAGGTCCAGGAGCCTCCTGGCACCAGTCTTCCCCCGACCCATCCTATTTATACTTTTCCCTGGGGCAGAGTCCCAGGTGGGGAAGATGCTGAGGATGCCCAGCTGGGTCATCAGCATCTCCCCTGCTGGGAGCCAGAGCGTGTTTCTGGGGTGCCCCTTGTCTCTGCCACCCCTCTCCCACATGGGAGGGTGTCCCCCAGGAGCCGGACAGGGACAGGACAGGTGCCTGCAGGGAGGGTCCCAGCTGCATGGCCAGGCATGGGGCCCCCGTGAAGGACCTTCCCGGGAAGCCTCTGCCCTGGGTGCTTCCAGGAGACACCAGCATGGGACAGGGCACACCCATCAGTAATTAATAGTCGCTCGTTTACCCCTGCGTGGCAGCTGTGGCTGAAGGCGAGCAGCTGGCTGGGTGTCCCTCGGGTCCCTCGGTGCCCACCGTGCTGGTGCTTGGGCAGTGCGGGGCCCCACACCCCATGGGTGCTGCAAGGGGTGCCCGGGGCGGCACGGCCAGGAGGGGCAGAGGCATTTACACACAGGGGTTCCCTGTTCACACCTCAAACCCACGGCGGGGCCGTGCCCAGAGCAACGGCACCCCCAGCCCGGCTCCGCCGCACagcaaaatgtatttgtgtTGGCAGATCTGGTTTGCACAACTGGAAAATCCCGGGCGAGGGCAGGGTGAGCTGCGGGTTAATGTTTGACTCCGCTTGAAGCCCGTTTCAGCACGAACACTTTAAGGGTTCAGCAGGGAGCAGCACGGCAGGGAAACTGGCTCCTCAGCATCCCCGGGGATGGTTAGATCCCGTGGGTCCCGCACGGCTGTCACACGAGATTAAATCCCCGGCTGATAAAGGCTCAtcctgccaggctggggctggctgaCGAGCTGGCGGCTGACGATTATCTCCCGGCCTTGGCTGTAATCTGTGCAACCCCTCCCCATCGCCCCGCTTCCCAAGGCAGGAAGGGGAGATGCGGGTCCTCCATTGGGCAGTCCCGCGCCCCTGTCCCGGACAAGGCGTGAGGAGGGGCCCAGGGTGCTGGAAATCCCCCCCTCGCTGGCGGGTGTGGGAGCACAGCGGCTTCCTGCCCGCCCCGAGCGCGGCGAGGTGCCAGCCGGGCTGTGGCAACGCCAGCGAGCGTGGCCCAACGCTGGCTGGGCCGGGGCAGGGGTCCTACctgctgcccctctccccctccccaaactgggactcCCCCAGCTCCCCGTGCTCAGAGCCACAGAGCTGGAATCACCACCGCCTCCTCCTGccaggcagggagagctgcgCTGCGGGCAGCACCCGGGGTACCATCAGCCCCCGGGGTACCCGCAGCCCCCGGGGTACCAGCAGCCCCCGGGGTACCCGCAGCCCCCGGGGTACCCACAGCCCCCGGGGTACCTGCAGCCCCCAGGGaaccagcagccccagctgcctcGTCCAGCCTGGGTGGCCCCATGTGCCCTCTGTGCCACGCAGCCATGCCCCCATCCCCTGTGCCCCCGTCCCCTGTGCCCCCGTCCCCTGTGCCCCCATCCCCATGCCCTGCGGGAGAGCCCGGGGCCGGGTGCCGTGTTGCTGCTTGTTCATTCGGAGGCTTtgcagccccgagcagcccgGCAGCTCCCGGGGCCTCGTCTCTCCTCCCAGCGAGGGGTGACTTTCTCTGACTCAGAGCTGGAAAGGAAACCCAGCGAGCTGCCAAGGGCACCCGGCGGGCGGTGGGGCGGGCGGGGGAGCCGGGTTTCCCCCCAGCACAGCGACGTGTGGCTCCGCAGCGGTGATGGAGGGGCTGACACCAGTGTGACACCAGCCCAGTGAGCCCAGAGGGCCAAGACCACCTGGCCcatgccctgctgctggggtgggcaggggacaTGCCACcgccctgctccagcacagccctttGCCAGGGCAGTCAGGTGGTGCTTGGGACCAGCCAGCTCCTCCACGGGGTGAAATCCCCCCTCCCCTTGCCAAGAGGGCAGCTGAGGGAAGGACAGACCCTCCTGGCAGCAGTGGCGCTGGGGAAGGATGCTCAGGAGCCAGCTGGGAGCGAAGGGGCTG comes from Nyctibius grandis isolate bNycGra1 chromosome 19, bNycGra1.pri, whole genome shotgun sequence and encodes:
- the DUSP15 gene encoding dual specificity protein phosphatase 15 isoform X1 gives rise to the protein MGNGMSEILPGLYLGNFIDAKDLEQLSRNKITHIVSIHESPQPLLQNITYLRIPLPDTPEANIKRHFKECISFIHQCRLHGGNCLVHCLAGISRSTTVVVAYVMAVTELSSQEVLEAVRTVRPVANPNPGFRQQLAEFGGGAARKLRRHLKQRYGPSPFNDEEEIKALLPAGRGGAPRAEGALPGLVPRARDIRSTTSFLLRVKRTFSCIPACLK
- the DUSP15 gene encoding dual specificity protein phosphatase 15 isoform X2, which translates into the protein MGNGMSEILPGLYLGNFIDAKDLEQLSRNKITHIVSIHESPQPLLQNITYLRIPLPDTPEANIKRHFKECISFIHQCRLHGGNCLVHCTTVVVAYVMAVTELSSQEVLEAVRTVRPVANPNPGFRQQLAEFGGGAARKLRRHLKQRYGPSPFNDEEEIKALLPAGRGGAPRAEGALPGLVPRARDIRSTTSFLLRVKRTFSCIPACLK